The following proteins are encoded in a genomic region of Glycine max cultivar Williams 82 chromosome 18, Glycine_max_v4.0, whole genome shotgun sequence:
- the LOC102661325 gene encoding uncharacterized protein, with amino-acid sequence MGRINGENRDVVFEELWKLKIPAKSSVFAWRLIKDRLPKKLNLRRGQVVVNGTLCPFCSNNEEEAAHLFFNCSKILPLWWESLSWINIVIELPQNPRDHFLQHGNGNVGGIKSTRWKCW; translated from the coding sequence ATGGGGAGAATCAATGGAGAAAATCGGGATGTTGTTTTTGAGGAGCTATGGAAACTTAAAATTCCAGCTAAATCATCAGTGTTTGCATGGAGGCTAATTAAGGATAGATTACCAAAAAAGCTAAACCTTAGAAGGGGACAAGTGGTGGTAAATGGCACGTTGTGCCCATTCTGCAGTAATAATGAGGAGGAGGCTGCCCACCTATTCTTCAATTGCAGCAAAATCCTACCTTTATGGTGGGAGTCATTGTCTTGGATTAACATAGTGATAGAACTCCCGCAAAATCCTAGGGATCACTTTCTGCAGCATGGAAATGGGAATGTTGGTGGAATAAAATCCACAAGATGGAAATGTTGGTAG